In one Agathobacter rectalis ATCC 33656 genomic region, the following are encoded:
- a CDS encoding recombinase family protein, translated as MLRQTNQQPITALYPRLSHEDELQGESNSISNQKRILETYAKQNGFSNLRWYTDDGYSGANFQRPGFQAMLADIEAGKVGTVIVKDMSRLGRNYLQVGMYTEMIFPQKGVRFIAINDGVDSAQGDNDFAPLRNIFNEWLVRDTSKKIKAVKRSKGMSGKPITSKPVYGYLMDEDENFIIDEEAAPVVKQIYNLCLAGNGPTKIARMLTEQQIPTPGTLEYRRTGSTRRYHPGYECKWATNTVVHILENREYTGCLVNFKTEKLSYKVKHSVENPPEKQVIFENHHEPIIDTQTWERVQELRKQRKRPNRYDEVGLFSGILFCADCGSVMYQQRYQTDKRKQDCYICGSYKKRTHDCTAHFIRTDLLTAGVLSNLRKVTSYAAKHEARFMKLLIEQNEDGGKRRNAAKKKELEAAEKRIAELSAIFKRLYEDSVTGRISDERFTELSADYEAEQRELKERAAAIQAELSKAQEATVNAEKFMNVVRRHTSFEELTPTLLREFVEKIVVHECSYDENKTRRQDIEIYYSFVGKVDLPE; from the coding sequence ATGTTAAGACAGACCAACCAACAACCAATTACCGCCCTTTACCCAAGACTTTCCCATGAGGACGAGCTGCAAGGCGAGAGCAATTCCATTTCCAATCAGAAGCGTATCCTTGAAACCTATGCAAAGCAGAACGGCTTTTCCAATCTGCGCTGGTACACGGACGACGGTTATTCTGGTGCGAACTTTCAAAGACCCGGTTTTCAAGCCATGCTTGCGGACATTGAAGCCGGAAAAGTAGGGACAGTTATCGTAAAGGATATGTCGAGGTTAGGGAGAAACTACCTGCAAGTGGGAATGTACACGGAAATGATTTTCCCACAGAAAGGTGTCCGCTTCATCGCTATCAATGACGGAGTGGACAGCGCACAGGGCGACAATGACTTTGCCCCGCTGCGGAATATCTTTAACGAATGGCTGGTGAGAGATACGAGCAAGAAAATCAAAGCAGTAAAACGCTCAAAAGGCATGAGTGGCAAGCCCATCACAAGCAAGCCTGTGTATGGCTACCTCATGGACGAGGACGAAAATTTCATTATTGACGAGGAAGCTGCACCCGTAGTCAAGCAGATATACAACCTCTGCCTTGCCGGGAATGGTCCGACCAAGATAGCCCGTATGCTCACAGAGCAGCAAATCCCCACGCCGGGGACGCTGGAATACCGCAGGACGGGCAGCACCCGCCGCTACCACCCCGGCTATGAGTGCAAGTGGGCGACCAATACCGTTGTGCATATCCTTGAAAACCGGGAATACACAGGCTGTCTGGTAAACTTCAAGACGGAAAAACTCTCTTACAAAGTCAAGCACAGTGTAGAAAATCCCCCGGAAAAGCAAGTGATTTTCGAGAATCACCACGAGCCTATCATAGACACCCAAACATGGGAACGGGTGCAGGAGCTTCGCAAGCAGCGCAAACGCCCCAACCGCTATGATGAAGTGGGCTTGTTCTCCGGCATACTGTTCTGTGCAGACTGCGGCAGCGTCATGTATCAGCAGCGATACCAGACGGACAAGCGCAAGCAGGACTGTTATATCTGCGGCAGCTACAAGAAGCGCACCCATGACTGTACGGCGCACTTTATCCGCACCGACCTCTTGACCGCTGGTGTACTCTCCAATCTGCGGAAAGTGACCAGCTATGCGGCAAAGCATGAAGCCCGGTTTATGAAGCTCTTGATTGAGCAGAACGAGGACGGGGGCAAACGCAGGAACGCCGCCAAGAAAAAGGAACTGGAAGCCGCCGAGAAACGCATAGCCGAGTTATCCGCTATCTTCAAGCGGCTGTATGAGGACAGCGTGACCGGGCGCATATCAGACGAGCGTTTCACAGAACTGTCGGCAGACTATGAAGCAGAACAACGGGAACTGAAAGAAAGAGCCGCCGCTATCCAAGCGGAGCTTTCCAAAGCACAGGAAGCCACCGTGAACGCAGAAAAGTTTATGAATGTTGTCCGGCGGCATACCAGTTTTGAAGAACTTACCCCTACTCTGTTGCGGGAGTTTGTAGAGAAAATCGTTGTGCATGAGTGCAGCTATGACGAGAACAAGACCCGCAGACAGGACATTGAGATTTATTATTCTTTTGTTGGCAAGGTGGACTTGCCCGAATAA
- a CDS encoding Maff2 family mobile element protein, whose protein sequence is MRKCRIGTAKFFTLLLLLYHTSAKSQGIKQLMAGAGIMLLGTTLIPQLATLFS, encoded by the coding sequence ATGCGCAAGTGCCGGATAGGAACGGCAAAATTTTTTACACTTCTATTACTTCTTTATCACACATCAGCAAAGAGCCAGGGCATCAAACAGCTGATGGCTGGTGCCGGAATCATGCTGCTGGGAACTACCCTGATTCCACAGCTGGCAACATTGTTCTCTTAA
- a CDS encoding PrgI family protein, producing MAYVPVPKDLTKVKTKVALNLTKRQLIFFSLAAVVGIPFYLFMRKPIGSSIAAILMVTIMLPFFFMAMYEKDGLPFEKVVANIIRQKFICPAVRPYKTENFYQEISTLVKKEGVPDGKKDKAGGSAGASVPGGKKKPSGKKKQKKQKRKRTGKA from the coding sequence ATGGCGTATGTACCAGTACCAAAAGACCTTACCAAGGTCAAAACAAAAGTAGCGTTAAATCTGACAAAGCGGCAGTTGATTTTCTTTTCACTTGCCGCAGTTGTGGGAATTCCGTTTTATCTGTTCATGAGAAAACCAATCGGTTCCAGTATCGCTGCCATTCTGATGGTAACGATCATGCTTCCGTTTTTCTTCATGGCGATGTATGAAAAAGACGGGCTTCCCTTTGAAAAAGTGGTGGCAAATATCATTCGACAGAAGTTTATATGTCCAGCGGTAAGACCATATAAGACAGAAAATTTTTATCAGGAGATTTCCACCCTTGTAAAAAAGGAGGGTGTGCCGGATGGCAAAAAAGACAAAGCAGGAGGCTCAGCAGGAGCGTCTGTCCCTGGCGGAAAAAAGAAACCGTCAGGAAAGAAGAAACAAAAAAAGCAGAAAAGAAAGAGAACAGGAAAAGCGTAG
- a CDS encoding VirB4-like conjugal transfer ATPase, CD1110 family — MAKKTKQEAQQERLSLAEKRNRQERRNKKSRKEREQEKRRKKQERDRRKQKNIPTTAQQSIPYIRMLQDGICQVTKTFFSKTIQFYDINYQLALNEDKTTIFENYCDFLNYFDSSISVQLSFINQQVDVAEFEKSIDIPDQNDDFNAIREEYRTMLKNQLSKGNNGLVKTKYITFGIEAESLKVARPRLERIEADILNNFKVLGAQAHSLNGLERLEILYHVFNQDRIEPFKFQYKMLPETGLKTKDFIAPTSFNFSKNQTFLMGKTMGSVSYLQILAPELTDRMLADFLDVDDSINVNIHIQSIDQSSAIKMIKSKISDLDKMKIEEQKRAVRSGYDMDVLPSDLVTYGEEAKNLLEDLQSRNERMFLVTVLVMNTAKKRQKLDNNIFQVQGIAQKYNCSLKQLDYQQEAALMSCIPLGVNRIEIQRGLTTSATAIFVPFTTQELFQEGEALYYGLNALSNNMIMVDRKRLKNPNGLILGTPGSGKSFSAKREITNCFLITEDDIIICDPEAEYYPLVQALHGQVIRISPVSDQYINPMDLNLNYSEEDNPLSLKADFILSLCELIVGGKNGLEPVEKTIIDRCVRLVYQEYLADPVPEKMPILEDLYNLLRKQEEPEAQRLATSLEIYVTGSLNVFNHRTNVDINNRIVCFDIKELGKQLKKIGMLIVQDQVWNRVTINRSAHKSTRYYVDEFHLLLKEEQTAAYSVEIWKRFRKWGGIPTGITQNIKDLLASREIENIFENSDFIYMLNQASGDRQILAKQLNISPTQLSYVTNSNEGEGLLFYGNVIIPFVDRFPKNSLYKIMTTRPEETAEAG, encoded by the coding sequence ATGGCAAAAAAGACAAAGCAGGAGGCTCAGCAGGAGCGTCTGTCCCTGGCGGAAAAAAGAAACCGTCAGGAAAGAAGAAACAAAAAAAGCAGAAAAGAAAGAGAACAGGAAAAGCGTAGGAAGAAGCAGGAACGGGATCGTAGGAAACAGAAAAACATTCCTACAACTGCACAGCAGAGTATTCCGTATATTCGGATGCTGCAGGATGGTATCTGCCAGGTGACAAAGACCTTTTTCTCTAAGACAATTCAGTTTTATGACATCAATTATCAGCTGGCTTTAAATGAGGATAAGACCACGATATTTGAGAATTACTGTGATTTTTTAAATTACTTTGATTCTTCCATCAGTGTGCAGCTGTCCTTTATCAATCAGCAGGTGGATGTGGCTGAATTTGAGAAAAGTATTGATATTCCGGATCAGAACGATGACTTCAATGCCATTCGTGAGGAGTACCGGACCATGTTAAAAAATCAGCTTTCCAAGGGAAACAATGGTCTGGTGAAAACCAAGTATATCACTTTTGGAATCGAAGCAGAAAGCCTGAAGGTGGCAAGACCAAGGCTTGAAAGGATTGAAGCCGATATCCTGAACAACTTTAAAGTTCTGGGAGCACAGGCACATTCCTTAAATGGTCTGGAGCGACTGGAGATTCTGTATCATGTGTTCAACCAGGATCGGATTGAACCATTTAAGTTCCAGTACAAGATGCTGCCGGAAACAGGATTAAAGACCAAAGACTTTATTGCACCAACTTCCTTTAACTTTTCCAAGAATCAGACATTTCTGATGGGAAAGACCATGGGAAGCGTGAGTTATCTGCAGATCCTGGCACCGGAGCTTACAGACCGGATGCTTGCAGATTTCCTGGATGTGGATGACAGCATCAATGTCAATATTCATATCCAGTCCATTGACCAGAGTTCTGCGATCAAGATGATCAAGAGCAAGATTTCAGATTTGGATAAGATGAAGATTGAAGAGCAGAAGCGGGCGGTACGTTCCGGGTATGACATGGATGTGCTTCCATCGGATCTTGTGACCTACGGGGAAGAAGCAAAGAATCTGCTGGAAGATTTACAGTCCAGAAATGAGCGTATGTTTCTTGTGACAGTGTTGGTGATGAATACCGCAAAGAAGCGTCAGAAGCTGGATAACAATATCTTCCAGGTACAGGGTATCGCACAAAAATACAACTGTTCCTTAAAACAGCTGGACTATCAGCAGGAAGCAGCATTGATGTCCTGTATTCCACTGGGAGTCAATCGAATTGAGATTCAGAGAGGGCTTACCACATCGGCAACAGCGATCTTTGTGCCATTTACGACACAGGAACTGTTCCAGGAAGGGGAAGCTCTTTATTATGGATTGAATGCATTATCCAACAACATGATTATGGTTGACCGGAAGCGTCTGAAGAACCCGAATGGACTGATTCTTGGTACACCTGGTTCCGGTAAATCCTTCTCAGCAAAAAGAGAAATTACGAACTGTTTCCTGATTACGGAGGACGATATTATTATTTGTGATCCAGAAGCCGAGTATTATCCACTGGTGCAGGCACTGCACGGACAGGTCATCCGGATTTCACCGGTATCAGACCAGTATATCAATCCGATGGATCTGAACCTGAATTATTCAGAGGAAGATAATCCGCTGTCCTTAAAGGCAGATTTTATTCTGTCCCTGTGTGAACTGATTGTCGGTGGAAAGAATGGACTGGAACCGGTAGAAAAGACGATCATTGACCGTTGTGTGCGGCTGGTCTATCAGGAATATCTCGCTGATCCGGTGCCAGAGAAGATGCCGATACTGGAGGATTTATATAATCTGTTGCGGAAACAGGAAGAGCCGGAAGCACAGCGTCTGGCAACTTCATTGGAGATTTACGTTACAGGTTCCCTAAATGTATTTAATCATCGCACAAATGTGGACATCAACAACCGTATCGTATGTTTTGATATCAAGGAGCTTGGAAAACAGCTGAAGAAGATCGGGATGCTGATTGTGCAGGACCAGGTATGGAACCGAGTGACGATCAACCGTTCCGCTCATAAATCCACCCGTTACTATGTGGATGAATTCCATCTTCTCTTAAAAGAAGAACAGACAGCAGCCTACAGCGTGGAAATCTGGAAGCGATTCCGTAAATGGGGCGGTATTCCGACAGGAATTACCCAGAACATTAAGGATCTTTTAGCTTCCAGGGAAATCGAGAATATTTTTGAAAACTCTGATTTTATCTATATGCTCAACCAGGCATCCGGTGACAGGCAGATTCTGGCTAAACAGTTGAATATTTCACCAACCCAGCTGTCTTATGTAACCAACAGTAATGAGGGTGAAGGACTTCTGTTCTATGGAAATGTGATTATTCCGTTTGTAGACAGATTCCCGAAGAATTCCCTTTATAAGATTATGACAACCCGCCCGGAGGAAACAGCCGAAGCAGGGTAA
- a CDS encoding VirB6/TrbL-like conjugal transfer protein, CD1112 family, producing the protein MNTIIERITEAIKDILIGLIKSCLDNMFTSVNEQVGTIAGQVGQTPQGWNAGIFNLIQNISQTVIVPIAGLIITFVLCYELITMVTQKNNFHEFETYNIFLWIFKAYVAIYLVTNTFNITMAVFDVGQHVVNNAAGVISGNTAVDASEAVARIVDALEDMELGDLFLLSMETLLISITMRILSIIITVILYGRMIEIYLYTSIAPIPFATMTNKEWGNIGNNYLKGLFALAFQGFFMMVCVGIYAVLVNAMTISSDLHAAMFSVAAYTVILAFSLFKTGSLSKSIFNAH; encoded by the coding sequence ATGAACACCATCATTGAGAGAATTACGGAAGCGATAAAGGATATCCTGATCGGGCTTATCAAGTCATGTTTGGATAACATGTTCACGTCTGTCAATGAGCAGGTGGGAACCATAGCCGGGCAGGTGGGACAGACACCGCAGGGATGGAATGCAGGGATCTTTAATCTGATCCAGAACATTTCCCAGACAGTAATTGTCCCCATTGCGGGACTGATCATCACCTTTGTCTTGTGCTATGAGCTGATTACGATGGTAACGCAGAAAAACAATTTCCATGAATTTGAGACTTACAACATTTTCCTCTGGATTTTCAAGGCGTATGTAGCCATTTATTTGGTGACAAATACGTTCAATATCACGATGGCGGTCTTTGATGTTGGCCAGCATGTGGTCAACAATGCCGCCGGGGTGATCTCCGGGAACACAGCGGTGGATGCATCAGAAGCAGTCGCAAGGATTGTGGATGCACTGGAAGATATGGAACTGGGGGATTTGTTCCTGCTATCCATGGAAACGCTGTTGATCAGTATTACCATGCGGATTCTGTCGATCATCATAACCGTTATTTTGTACGGAAGAATGATAGAAATTTACCTTTATACTTCCATAGCACCAATTCCGTTTGCCACCATGACCAATAAGGAATGGGGCAATATCGGAAACAACTATTTAAAAGGCTTGTTCGCACTGGCATTTCAGGGATTCTTCATGATGGTCTGTGTGGGAATTTATGCAGTTTTAGTAAATGCAATGACCATATCCAGTGACCTTCATGCAGCAATGTTTTCAGTAGCGGCGTATACCGTGATTCTTGCATTTTCATTATTCAAGACCGGAAGCCTTAGCAAATCAATATTCAATGCCCACTAA